A stretch of DNA from Gouania willdenowi unplaced genomic scaffold, fGouWil2.1 scaffold_275_arrow_ctg1, whole genome shotgun sequence:
acaatctaaatGGTTTGTGTTACTGGGTTAACAGGCTGGAAGCACCAGGTGATacttttatatacagtttacatttttagtggttagaattattattcattgattACAGTTGGTttcataatgtattattattattacttaaaatgtggtttaaatatttaagatcTTAAGAATTGTGTTGTTTCATTACAACGTATGACTTGTAATGATTAGGGTTTGGTGCCGAAACCTGGAACGAGAATGGGAGCAGTTCCCATGGAAACGCTAGTAAGCGGGCCCAATAAGAACAAAGATGTCGGTGTCACACATTACTTGACACACATGACGTTGTTGCCGctgctcagatcattgatcaatgaCCTCATTTCTAACCGTAGCACATACACAAAACACGGCCTGAAAGAAGGTGCGTGACATTATCcaccataaataaatgaatgtgtgggAAACGCTGATGTTAAGTTTATCtaataatagtttatttgttgttttgagttaaatgtgttaaatttggctctggaaataaaagggcattttgatattttgaagttagtttaaaataatgattaagCACCAGAAGTGTTGAAAAAGTAGCGAGTAGtaaccgatacccaaccctagtaaTGATGGAGCCCACCTgatgtttgtcttgttttttaactGTCCTAGTGATGCGTTTCCATCTGCTGACGCACACACGACTGAATGTAGTGACGTTCCTCAACGAGCTGCCATAAACTCAGCATGACATCATCTCTATCACCGTGGACGTAAACGCCTACACAGTGAGTTCACGTCTGATCTGCCACACACTGAGTTACATCATTTATGTTGTTCACTCTCAGccaaactgctttgttttcacagaATACGCTGCTGTCATTCACAGTGGGCGGAGTCTTCAAAGAAGGTCAGTATCTTAGTCGTCATGGTTATAAGAAGATCCACTACAACTCATCTATTCTCACTAATGCTTTCCTGGCTTTTTCAGTTGTTGTAGATGATAAATCTAAAGAATCTACAAGGTTTTCATCACAGTTCCAGCAGTGGATTCTGGGTAGGTTACACACGTAAAACCAAAGTGCTCATTATCAGCTGTAGCTTCAGATAATGCTTGCCTCCACTAGTATGACTGGAATGAACAAacagtaaatactgtttcaccacatgtgttttctgtgtattcctATATTTAcctaatgtatatttatttgtccataaaataaaatgataaacaataATGTTTTTACACAACAACCATTGTTATTGTAGAGATTACTAGGGATGGGCACCTTTCACATTTAAACCCATACTCATTACTCGTAAATCAGTATCGGTACTCAACGATACcactttttattacttttgtgtggtagtaaatattaaataatataatctcTAAATATTCCAGTTAttaccatatttatttctcatatcaataataataataattataataataacaaacaactttaataaatatatcaaaccaacatctgtttgtattgtagcaacaatataattataattgcttaattgatcattaattacaattatagcataattataattgtaattttaaaaaatctgttgctgtcattgtaattagattgtaattgagttcagataattgactatttaattgtaattgccatgaaaattttataaaaattgtcaattataatttaaggctaaactggtaaaccatgttacagttctatatgtacagctctatacacatgtagttaacaatatgtttcatatcaagctttcacatattttatcattttaaaaatattaaaacctatattttcattgattaggaagcttatttctaatagataggaaataaatgataTGATAGATATTTAGTGTATGagtgttaacttttattaggttatttatttcaggatcagtaattgtgtttaattgtaattggactttagtaattgagaatgtaattgtaactgactttcagaggacaaaaaaatcattgtaattGGATAAAATGTAACTGTCATCATGattgaacatgagtaattgaagatgtaattgtaactgaataatgtaattgaccccaaaccctgCTCACAGTCAAACTAAAGATGAACTAAGgcttaggctgtgtttgaatagtccctcctatctcctttcctatccacttttccttaaccctgtggaagATGTCATGGacttaaggaaaggtgttaggagaggagttaggaaaaggtgatcacgtttgttttgacgatcagacgcacttccactaggtgatgtaataatcctacggccacgcctcctttcctcagaaaACGCTCTTTTATCAcaaccaccacttaaacacttccgggtgTTAAaggacagtggataggaaaggagataggagggactataggGACACAGCCTTGGTGTGACCtacattactgtaatattaacacCATAGAAAGTCTCTAACCTTTGAACCCTGTGGTCCTCGTTcatacttgaacagtttgtgcaTCATCAACGACCAGCTCTTCATTAGAATGGCTACAACGGAGCAGATCAGCAGAGCTTTTGTGCCCCGCCCCCTTCCTCCAGCCCAGTGCCCACCCTCACTGCCCCACAGCAGGAGATGCTCAGCACCTTCTCCCTGAAGTCAGACATGAACCTGGAATGGTCCCTGAAGTAGGTGTCCTCTCCTAATGACGTCTACCAGACTAGGATGAATGTCACAGCTCACTGgtaaacactgtgtgtgtgttgcaggtgtTTGCAGGACAACAAGTGGGACTTGAACAAAGCAGCACATATCTTCACTCAGTTAAAGGTGACACGACTCTAAACAATCTACGTCAtggtttaaatgtgctgatgTCTAAAGTAGcaactgtttctgtttcagaCGGCGAGAAAGATCCCAGACGTGTCGTTCCTAAAGTAAAacgtctttgtatttttgtattaaaggggacatatgatgctaaatccacttttttagcccttaaatgcattttgttgtatatttagattgtttagaagcacagaaaagttcaaattaatctcttcaggtcctccgttgatatctttatattctgttttggtcatatttttcaatctgtttcgatttttcgattctctattatgttttttgaacaataacgtcagcagaactgccaaattaggacatcgactccaggcccaacacttcgagcaatccaccatttttatttctcgcttttattttgtagtccaagctccaggatgcagaagttacgagaggataagtcaaaatgttgggttgttggatgtagtaacccacacgcttcattacaccgtctcccagcatcagaaccttttcaaagtgtctggttgagttttattttttatagaaatgtaccacatctgtggataaggtcatttttgtgtgtgtgaagcacttcaatgataactgcttcatcaacctccaccagtataaagaaggatttacagaaagactttgtctgattgagggttcaattccttctatctttggagacgacgaacagagcacttcagtaagctgtaaataacgctaaaaagtgtgatgataagacgtccctgtcattgttttgttagcattagcagttgcaccgtcttcatatattagtgctgtgtgctcgttttagatccttgatgatatggcctacgtgatttaatttaagtctaaagttttcattagtcatttcattttgacgttttttgtctctgaaaagactgtattaaaatgcattttgtgacgttagcttggcgctagcgttagctcggtgcttgtgttagctcacttgttagggttctgcaggttcatcatcttcattttcatctcgctccactgggtcagactctggctggaacatgtaaggctggatggacaagtctaacgttgttgacattgtgtaaataacgtgtgaataaactttttctgcgccgctacatagccgtatctcttctatcaaactacaaaaatggctgagcagggtggagttgaacctggagagggggcggggtatgaagtgtctcatttgcatttaaagagaccacaccaaaacgagttgctcttagaagcacatcagaaaaggggtggagctataataatgaggaattcagacccaagcagtgcagttccgctttatatagaccacaactgtatgatttatatgtaaaaaggaaggatttaaaaccatgttatgtcccctttaaataaagtcaaagtGAACTCATGTGAAGCGTTTTATCAGATATTTGACCTGAATACTGTTGGTAGTGAGTGTTTTTGATAGATTACGAAGGAGGattgtagtcagtaaaaaaaaaaaaaaatctttttttcaaataatttttttttaaatcagttttccaaatgattatttaattctttttctgattttttaaaaaatttaaatccgttttttgaattatattttttaaactgttttccgaatattttccacaaaaatcGGAGctaataacttttaaaatataatttattttcaaaggaagaagaaaaacattatggttCAATGTCTGCTTAaatcatttttctcttttttaaaaaacatttttttttttttcaaataaagtaaaagcaaCTGTGGATTTAATGTGATCTATAGTGACTTTACTCTCACTGctcattaaatatgtattaattagatctttttttatagtttcagagaacaaaccatcataatttaatcataaattaatttatactcaacaaatttcctctgaaatccattaaatcatccacagaccaaatccttcaggctgtaactactttattcactcttaaatcaccattaaacacatttattctgactggtttgtcataaagtttataaaaaagttagttgtgacgtcagcgcaaaagttgagtggttgccaggttgagtattttcccgctgattgtgagattataaaataactaacttagtcatcaaacagtttaacgttggttaaaggtgatatttatgttttatttggatgataaacggataGTTTTTGGGGcgtttctgtggatattcaacatatttcatgcggggaatcgtcggttgtatctggcaaccagctagagtcaggaacaaagcagtgaaatggaggacggacagagctggatgatgactaccgttaaactagaagaagaagaagaaatattatggagggaagtgaagctgagtgagacgatgatgatgatgatgatgaaggctgagCTACGTCATCACGACCACCTGTGTAAAGGAATGTTTGCTCCACGCTTGGAGAAaagtggagaagaagaaacggaggcgTGTCCGTCCAACCCAAGTATATAAATCAGCGCCACCCAGCGGCAAAACCtggtgtttttcaaaataagttaaaacatctgtcaataaaaaataaaatgtaaataattcctcaggttcaaccaaacatcactggatttatttaaacagtgttatttactatttatcacAAAGTCAGCatattactattttattttgaaaagttttgtagataaataaaaaatctttttatttatataactggTTAAGATACGTCagctattctcaactggtgggtctggAAAGTAGGTCTTGAACATGTACTGGTTGGGTCGCAGACCGCTagtcaaacataaataaataaatacataatgtctCTCATTTGGACTTGTCTCTTAATTTGAAAGAAcctttttttgacaggcattctgtaaaatgcatgttgcacatgatatagatttagatttaattttttttacatatgtgtgttttcagcggctatttttgaaaaactaaatttgtttggttgaattctaaaaaaaaaaaaaaaaaagtgggtcacgatttattgactgtggtaaaatgtgggtcccagggtgagaccagttgagaacctttcaacatttttcagttgcaattacgttttcaattacaattaatttactattacagtgaccagcagttTTGTGATTTGAAATataattgaataattgttaattacagatgtgtagaactgtacatagaactgtaacatggttccccagttttgcgttcaattgtaattgacaatttttatagaattttcatgccaattacaattacaatgtcaattatctgaacccaattacaatttgattggaattacaacagcaacagatttttaaaattacaattaccattataattacgccataattctaattaattatcgatcacatttttactgaaacgtttatgaatgtgtgttgttcctttaagaaaattttaaaaaatctgatcattgaaataacaaacattGCCAGTTGAAGGAGTGTGTTaaatttttaaaccaaatataaataacttttatcattattattattattattattagttttattttctattagtATAATCATATTATTTTAGTATCTATAAGTATTTTCTTAACGTGTTATTTGCTGCTGGTATATGGATGAATCCATCTTGACAAGCATGTTACTAGTGTGAAcgtctaaatcaggggttttttaggtaattttttgcaattaacatttaaacacaccacaaaacagttaaatatttacatttatactataacaatattttcaaaatgtcttACGGTTGTTTCCATTTAAAATATCATGGCAGAATATTATTAGTTTTAAAATTTTCGATGCTGGCATTAGGGGAAGAATGTTTGTATGGATTAAAGAGTTCCTTAATGGTAGAACAATACGCCTCAAGGATCTGTAATTAgccctgttttatttaatgtaatgataaATGGCATTTTTCAGGGTGTTAATCCAGGTTTTGGAAAATCCCTGTTTGCAGACGATGGCGCTATTTGGCGTAGGGGTAAAAATACAGAATACTTAATCAAGCAAACCCAGGTAGCCCTGGATCAAGTAGTACACTGGGCAAAAATGTGGGGTTTTAGGATTTCAGCATCTAAAAGTAAGtacatgatctttggcctgaaAAAGAAAATTCCACAAATGACTTTGTATTTATATGGAAACCAATTAGAAAaggtaaaagtgtttaaatttcTCGGAATGTGGATGGATGAGAGGCTAACATGGAATACGCATATTGAAAAGACTGTTGGTAAgtgtgaaaaagttgtaaatgtaCTTCGTAATTTGGCTGGCAGTGACTGGGGAGCAGATAGGTCAACTCTGATTATGATTTATAGAGCAATGATAAGATCTGCATGAGATtatggttgttttgtatttggagcTGCGGCAAAAACTGTGTTACAAAAGCTGGACAGAGTTCAAGCAAAAGCCTTAAGAGTGTGCAGTGGAGCTTTTAGAACCACACCCATACCTGCACTGTTGGTTGAAATGGGggaaacatctttaaaaattaGAAGGCAGAAGCTGGGGCTCCAGTACTGGGCCAGACTAGCAGGACTGCAGCATAAATCTGCGGCCAACTGCCTCTTGGAGGATTGTTGGGAGTTTGCAAAAAGGGAGGGAAAAGCGCATTTTTTGAGACATATTTGTCAGCTGGCTGGTAACGTGGGTTTGGAGAACGGGAGTGTTGCTGAGTTAATGTGGTCCCCTGTCCCATTCTGGCTTTTGCCAGAGCCGGACGTTCAATTGGGCATGCTGGGGCTGGATAAGAGTTTTGTTTGTGGCCAAGTAAATGAATTTGTGGCTCTAAATAAAGAAACGGCCTGTCACATTTTTACAGATGGGTCTAAGGATCCGAGATCAGGAAAAGCCGGTCTTGGAGTCTACATTATGAATTATGAAATTGGGAAAAGTATGCGTGTATCTGATTATGTATCTGTGTTCACGACTGAGTTGTTAGCCATTAGGTGGGCTTTAGATTGGATTGAACGAAATAAACCTGAGATGTCGTATATATATTCGGATTCCATGGCTGCCTTGCAGGCAATTTCTGACCATCCCTCCGGGGCTAGGATAGATACTGTGGTAGAGATTTTGTGTTGCCTTCACCGGATAGAGTTGATGGGGTCTAGTATTGTTTTTTCCTGGATCCCATCTCATGCAGGTATTGTGGGGAATGAAGCTGCTGATAGGCTAGCAAAGAAGGCTCTTCTCGAGACGGAAATTGAATATGTGGTCCGATTGGGGAAGGCTGAGTGTGTCAGTGTTTTCAAAGCTACTGTGTATCAGCAATGGCAAAGGGAGTGGGAGAATGAGTCTAGAGGGAGGCATTATTTTAAGTGTCAACCTTGTGTGCAGGGCACTAGACTCCTGTGGGCAACTTGCCGATCAAATCAAGTTAAGATAACCAGATTAAGACTGGGGCATTGTGGACTAGCTGCATTTTTAAATCGAATAGGCAAACATCCGGATGGATTATGTCAGTGTGGTCAACTTGAGACTATTTCCCACGTTCTATTGGCCTGTGGATGTTATTCTGTTGAAAGGGGAACGTTATTTAAAGAACTTTCAGCTCTTGGGCTGACAGTGTTttcaataaagtcaatatttgcaTCAAGAACAGAGTCGATTTTAATAGATAAGGCAGTCGTGAGATATCTTCAATCTTCCAACCTCTATTTGAGAATCTAAAATGGAGTGACTCtaagtgaacagaagagggcagcattacgcttcttttagtgtacagcctgccggaaaccattagaagaagaagaagaagaagacattaGTGTggactcacttcctgtttccgctCATACGTAATCTGGGAGAAGACGAGTGTGTATCGTGGTTCCTACTCTAAcactctacatgtactttacagGTTAGTGCTTGGtttaaaacaactgttaatgaaaGCTTTAGGCTTTGTATTACTTTATAAGTCACTTTGTTTTGATAAGTTGTGCAACTTGTGATGtcagttttatagactttaacaGCGGTAGAGCCGAGCCGCCTCACCACGGTAGTATCGCGATATTTAGTGTAATTCCCGCTAtagttaaaggtattgtggacgatgtttaaaaaaagaaacgccttctccacattttgaaaaaaaaaaaaaaaaaaaaaaaaaaacgcgcatgcgcaacacgcctacgtgtgcgggagagcgtgcacgagccccgttgtcctcgtgcacagctctgtttacaagttggtgtggacatcggtcatacaagcttaccttacaaaagaagatttgcacttttcccactatgtcagactctccaccggtaagtgaaaatctattttcaaaggacccggtgcgcaccgggcacgagcacgtacgacggcctttagtaaacatgattgacaattaggaggaccaatagtcttgatgatccacccggaagctaaacatcgtctacaatacctttaatataTGTAGCTAGAGGCACCGAAGGGTAACTGAATTTTGCACTATTTACATGGAAACCTatagcacattaaagctgcagtatgt
This window harbors:
- the LOC114459224 gene encoding uncharacterized protein LOC114459224 encodes the protein MLGLDKSFVCGQVNEFVALNKETACHIFTDGSKDPRSGKAGLGVYIMNYEIGKSMRVSDYVSVFTTELLAIRWALDWIERNKPEMSYIYSDSMAALQAISDHPSGARIDTVVEILCCLHRIELMGSSIVFSWIPSHAGIVGNEAADRLAKKALLETEIEYVVRLGKAECVSVFKATVYQQWQREWENESRGRHYFKCQPCVQGTRLLWATCRSNQVKITRLRLGHCGLAAFLNRIGKHPDGLCQCGQLETISHVLLACGCYSVERGTLFKELSALGLTVFSIKSIFASRTESILIDKAVVRYLQSSNLYLRI